CTCTCCGACCTACAAGTAATTCCTCTTGTTGATATTACTGTATTAATATGGCTTGAGTCTCCACTTCCCTCTCTATTCGCCTTGATGTACTTCCTTTCATCCCCTCTACATTCCTCCCCTGTGTTACTTACTGGTCTTGACCAGTCTCTCTGTTGTCTATCCCATCCTCCAAGCTCTCCTCTGCATTGCTAGCAggaacctttttctttttttttgtgatgtttttcaACTTTACAAAATTTGGTGTTTTACCAAAAAATTTGATGTTTTATAAAACTGGTACATGCTGTAACAAGTGAAACAATGCAGGAGTATATAAAGAATGTGAGAGCTCTTTTTAGCATACACATTTGATCATTTTACAGTTCCTCTGCTTAAAGTCCTTCAGGTAGCCTTCACTGCCCCATGCAGATAAGAAATTGTGCTTAACTGATACAACCCTAGCATGTAATAGGTGTGACATTGAAGAGTCCACTAGGTAAGAAGTGGGAAGAACCCTGCTAAGCTCAGTGCTAGGAGCTCTGGTGGGTTGTGGAGAGGCAGGGCAAGGTTACTTGAATTAGGAGGCAGGCTCTAGTGCCCCTTGTTGCACTTAGCTGCTTCCTTCCAGTCCACAAACATCTGGACCGATCAGGAGCAAAATTTAATGACAGCATCTCATCTCATCTTCTGTTCCTCCCTTGACTGAGCCTAAACCAGCTGATTTAGGACCCACAAAGCCTCTCAGAACTAACTTCAACATCTAGATAACTTTCTCTTCCCACCCTAGAATGATGAACAAACAGAGAACAATATCAGACCTCTGAGAAAATTCAGCCATTCAACAGAaggaaataaacctgaaaaattaGAGTATTGTCTATAATCACAAAACTGCAAATTGGTGGAGCCAGAATTCTTTCATGCTATGGGAGCAAAGTGAGATCAGCACAGTAGAAGGTCCTAGACAGTCTGTGGCTCTGCCTGACGTGCTGTTGCACACCAGCCTGATAGCATGTGTCACTGCAAATGAAGCCTCAGCCAAATGTCACTTTATGTCACAGCCTTGAGAGTTCTCTTGAAAGGTCAGAATCATAGAACATCATTAGGCTTCTGTGCTTTATTAGCTCAGAAGTTATGTTTTACAGTTCTATAGCTTTACTACTTAATAAGCATAATATTTTGATGAAAATCTCTGaaataatggtgaaaaattgaCAAACCATGGGTTTGGAGAGAAGATGGAGAGTCTGGAACCTGAATTCTAAGAGCTGGTGTGCATTTGTTTATGAGTCtggcaagtcacttcacttctttgGACTTAGTGGTTAAATACCTCTTGTATTAAAAGTAGATGTAAAATATTGTAATTCTGTTTTTTGTATTCAGCTGTATATAATCATGTGAACCGTTTCAGTAGAAAAGTAAAAGTGactgaagagattaaaaatagatgCTATTCAAACTTTTTGCCCTGTAATCATGTTAacctgtttatttacttagaaagtGTTCCTTTTACTCCCCTAGGTACAATAGAGATTAACCTGTACTCTGATTAAGGTATGAAATATATTATCTACCCTCATGTACCCCTGTATACTCTTGCTTTAACaatttataacttaatttttaaaaaactaaaattagataCTCTGAACAGATGAAGACCTTTCCAATAGAAAAAAAGTGAGTAACTTTTGCAGTAGTATGAATAGCACTGGAATCAACATAAcctccaatttcttttttagttgaaACACAGTTGACATGTAATACTGgttccaggtgtacaacgtagtgattcagcaattgtGTATACGTTACCAAATGCTCACCGTGGTTAAGTGTAGTTACCGCCTGTCCCCATACACTTACTACATCATCAACTGTATTCCCTTGCTGTACTTTTCCTTCCTATGACTTATTATTTTACAGCTGCAAGTTGTAACCTCtgactttgaagtcagacaggCCTAGGGGAGGTTATTTGCTCTGAGTTTCCGTGTCTACACGTGTAAATAAGGATTTTAGTAAGTGTGTTGTCATGAGAATTTCACATCATGTATTTAAAGCAGCTAGTGCAGTGCTTTACTAGTGGCTTTGCAAGTGTGATTGATGATGGATATGAATAGTTATTGTTGATGATATGCTGTCTGGATGGAGACGAATTAGGAGAGCTTTTAAAATGTCTCATTATATGAATTCAGGCTACATGAAGCTTTTGATTACAGAAAATGACATAGCTTAGTAGGTGAGAACATGAGCCCAGGTGCTCATAGTAATTTTACCAGTAGATTTTCTAATATTGTCCCTCTAATGCTTAGTAAGTTTTTCCCTTTAAGGTAatcattttaagggaaaaaaatacttttagtgCCTAGTAAGTGTGTggataacatataaaatatgttaagcaACCAATTaagtattctgtttttttttgttttttggttttttgttgcttaggttaggtgatttttttttttttaagattttactttattttgtttatttatttactttttgagagagcacacgcacgtacatatgagctggggagagaggcagaggagagagagattcccaaacaggctccgtgctgtcagtgcagacagagcccgacacagggcttgatctcacaaaccgtgagatcatgacctgagctgaaatcaagagtcggatgcttacccaactgagctacccaaggcGCCcttctctatacccaacatagggcgtgaactcacaaccccaagatcaagagtcacgcttCACTgcaccactgactgagccatccagtcctCCCAGCGTGATtctaattagttttaaaatataacagtaaAAATTATATGCGATATATTGCTTTGCCATGAATCTTTCTGTGTTAAGTCTTGCTGTAAAAGCACTATGTGCAGATATAAATACTAATAGAACTCTACAGTTTTACAAACGCTTTTGGACATAATTATGCTagtgaatattaaataatacttaaTGTTCTCAGTTTCCATGATAAACAATTTGGGAACAATTATAAACCAGTATCAGTAATGTCATAGATAAAAGGATATAGTGCAACTTCAGAAGGGGCAGAAGAAATTTATCACCACCTGATTAGGTGGGGAGTTTGTCATTggatttaaatttatcttttttataaagTTCTTTAAACATTAGGAGCTGACATAGATGAAACATCTTTTTCTCTGGTAATACTTGATAATTGACACAGCAGAAagctcttcaatttctttgtattttataatttaaaatttattttatagtgtTAGGaggttatgtatatgtatattcctATTATCCATCAATTCCACTGTGCTTTCAACTAATAATTTTGCCTCCTAGTTCTTTAAGGAAGTAGAAACTTATGTAAGAATTCTTTCATTTAGGACCACCAAATTTGTTCAACTATCTgcttttattcctaaatattgaCTTTTCTCGAGACTATAATATGGAAAAAGTGCTTCTGCTCCTATCCAAGGCCACCTTCTCCATTTGTACTATAGATCCCAATCCTTTCTACTTTTGCATATAATCCCTTCCATTTCTTATATCAAGAGTTTGCCAGTGTGGATCGTTCCCATTAGCAGGATGTGCTCTTGGACTTCTTAACTTTAAGTGTTATGGAATCCTTTGACCCTGCATTCTTCTCAagcagttcattccttttcacaGTCCTCTATTCACATAGCTGGAAAGTATACTTCGTAGTGGCTGCTATACTTCATATCGCATTCTTTCTTCAACATACTTCTCTTGTGCTTCTATCCCTACAAATCCTTGAAATGGCTCATGTTCGAGTCAACGATTTGTCTTCACTTTGCCAAATCCATTGTCAGTTTGCTGTTCTTATTTTACTTCAGGTTGACTTCTTCCTAAACTTTGTCCTTTTAACACTCTGCATTGTAGCAcacttttttggttttccttataCTTCATTAATAGTTTCTTCTCAATCTCCTTTATTAACTCTTCCACTTTAGGTGGAAATTTTGGAATACCTCAGGCTCTTCTCtgggtatttgatttttttggatCTACAAACTTTTTAGGTAACTTCATTCTAAAATCACCCACCtctggggcacttaggtggcccagttggttgagcctgtgactcttgattttggttcaggtcatgatcccagggtcacgagATCATCCAATCAGTCTCCTGTAGATTCTAGCTTTGAAATCTATCACAAGttagtctaatttttttttcatcgcCACTTATATAGTACCTAGTAGTTAAGAATTTGTTTTGGAAtcagacagcctgggttcaaattctgattctcacagtttctgtgacctgggacaggttacttaacctcaCCGTACCTAGTGTTTTTGTGGGCAAAACTGTAAAATTATTAGAACAATGCTGAGACATAACACACTGTATTAACCTTGAGTGTTAGTAAtgctacccccacccccacctccattccCATCCTAGTCCAGGCTTCCACCATCTCTTACTGGGATTGCTGCATTACCCTTCTGGTGGTTTTCTATACCTGCATCCTTGTCCTCCACTCATCTGCCTCAAATCCATTCTAACCCACATACAGTAGACAAGATGATTTTTCTCAGATAAATTATATAACGTCATTTTCAGGCTAGAGACAGTCTAAGGGCTTAACATTGAGTATACTTGCTGTAAACTTCAGACTTACATGGCCAACAAAGCCTTTCATCTAGCCCCTGCTGACCTTTCTTAACTTTATCTCTTACCTCATTACTCCTTTCTTACTATGATACAGATGTACTGCTCATTTTTCTTGAAACAGACTAAGTTATATCATCCTCAGGTTCTTTGTACTATGTCTGGGATATACTGTTCCTTGTCCTCATCATTTAGATATTCATTTAATGTTCCCTTTCAGAGATGCCGTCACTGACCACCCAAGGAAAAGAAGCCATTCCAAAAGTCAGTTTCTCAATACCTTAAGTTTCTGCCAAGAGCTTAACAGtatctaatatttatatttgttttttacctgctttctccattaaaatgtgaatttcaaaaCTCTATTCCTGTGTGAGTTTAGACTATATCCCTAGCCCATTGTGCAGTGTTCAGCTTCACCGTAAAGTGATAGAGAATCTTTTGAGAATGcaattgcctttattttttactttctttgccaACCTTCCTGATCTGTACTACAATGTCCTGAATGGACCCAAGTTCAGGAAAACAGTGCCTTACTTTCTTAGGCCTTAAGCTAGATTCAGCTCTCAGTTACCAACCAGACTCTTCATTCAGTACATAGTTGGATTTTTCCATGATTTGTTGACCACCAAGTTAACTTACCCATCTGAGCATAAAAGATTTGACACAGCTTCTGGTTTGATTTTAATATAGCACTTTTTGAGGTCTTGTTTCATGCACTTAATTTACCACTGAAATGCTCTCAAATGAGCCAGAAGGATTGGTTAAGCAGTTGTCACTTACATTCATCTTGTTAAGGcattaaaagttacaaaatacaTAATAGAGCTTGGTACCTGAACGGAAACATAAGATCATTGATCTCATTTTTAGTAGTTAACTTGTGAGTTTAAAGTTAACTAGCTATACTGTTTTTGGTTTAATAAATGACTTGCTTTGTCCCTGACTGAAGAAGTTTCTGTTGGTCTAGCAGATAAGGGCTGAAGAGGAAAATTATGACTTAATCATGATGAAAGGTATGTGAATggatctgtaaaatgaagaaagatgcTGAAATATGGGACATCCTTCATTCTACAActggaaaaaatgtctaaaatagcttctttattttgagcCACAGCACGGGCAACACCAACAACACAATACCTtacaaggatttctttttttgtattttacagcAAGTCCAAATTTCTCTTTAGTAGTGTTAACATATTCTTTTGTACCATTCACTATCATTTCGATATTGTTGATGCTTTCTCCTTGTTCCTCTACTAAAAGAGATATCTGAATGAAAAGGTCCCTTAAATCTTTTATTTGGTTCTCCAAATTAACAAGTTCCTTGTGTCTTTGTTCTATCTCTGAGAGTTGTGCTTTAGTGATAGTGATTTCTGTAAGTAAGCTTTCATTAAAAACTTCCCATTTGCCTTGATAAAGCATATCATTTACTTCTTCTTCAGGCACTTCTTTTCCAGCAACTTCAAGCTGACGGAAAATAAATGTCTTGCACTTCGCCTGCTTTGCTGCTAATGTATCATTGTATGTAAACATTGTTTGCTGAAATTGGCGGAACATCGCAGCATGCTGAGATTTAAGTATCCTTGTCACCACTGCTGATGGACCATTTTCAGCCTCTGACTTCTTAACTTCTTTTACTAAATCATCCAAACCTCTGTTAATGTGTTCTGCTTgtatttttatctcctttgtaATGCTAGACTCTCTCTTAAGTAGACTAAACCTTCTCATTGAAGCCACCAGACTTCTCTGTTGCTGCCCAAATTTTTGAACATCATCTGTCAAATTGTTAATACTCTCCTGTAGTTTTTGGATCTCATGTAAGTGTCTCTCAGCTACCGGCTCTCTTTCATAAATAACAGCTTGCTGCAAAAACACCCCTTGTTCTTCTGCTTCTGTAGTCAACACATGCCTGTCTCTGGAGAGTTCGATTTCTTTTGTTCGTTGCTTTAGTTCTTGAAGTCGGTCTTTCATCTTCCGTTTCCTTTTAAGAAGCAAAAATGATTGTGTTGAACAAAGAAAAGTTTGGCATTTTCTCTCAGTAACGGTTGGCTTCACATAGCTAATGTGTGTCTCCCAGGAAAAATCCTCCTAGTTTTCTGAAAAGagtttgaaaaattagaaaaatcagtaAGTATTTCCTCATAAAGATAACTGAATAGGAAaagtaatgtaaaataatttataagttaCTGCATACCCTGTGGGCCTACTATGAGTCCTGTTCGGTTGGGTGAAATAGCTGAGAAAGCAGTGATAGAGATACAATTGCCCCCAAATAAGTAGTTCAGTCTCATCTCATGATTCTGCCATTTAATAGATTTTTGTGCATCTAGAGGATATATCTTAAAATGGAAGATTTGACCATATCTTCAACTTTTAGGAGTAAAAGGGCACTTTGAAAATGCTCTTATTACTAAAGATATTGTTCCTAATTAATTTGGTCTATGTAATGTTAAACTCATTTGCTAAATATGCATTTTAGTGACAGGGCAGATTCCATAGGAAAGATGGAAGCAATATAGAtaatattggattttttttttaatttctgaggcTTCTAGATTGATTAACACATTTGACATAGCATTGTTTTTTTAtctattatatacacatatatatgtatatatatatatatatatacatatccattATATCCATGTATGCTTGGTTTGATTATGCTGATTCCGTATTCTTAGCATTCCTTTGCAAAGATATCCAGACTTAGAACAAAATTTCTACCAATTCATATTAAGTGCTATTTTTTCAGAAATgacaatatataaaatgctattttgGGGTGCTGATAGGGTTGACATCACATCCTGTGTTGGTAGTTATCCACAGGATTAAATTTGgtgtacattatatatacacacacacatatacatgcatacacatatatacgtatataatttatatatacatatatatgtgtttaggtctatacacatgtatgtatacacatatataatttatatgtacatatattgatttatgtatatgtactatatatacaCTCATtgttatgcatatatataaaatgaaatgagtaaggggaatgcaaactgacgtattctctggaaaacagtatggagtttcctcaaaaagttagaaatagaactaccctatgatctagcaattgcattactagatatttacccaaaggatacaaaagtaataATCCAAAGgaatacatgtacccctatgtttatagcagtattatttacttccaaattatggacgtgtgtgtgtgtgtgtgtgtgtgtgtgtgtgtgtgtgtgtatgtatgttatctcactggaatttagataaaaacaaaaatatatttaaaaagacaatccatgttaataaaatattttcatagaacATCTTGACTTTAGAAGGGCATTTAATAATGCCTTTCATGATATTTTTGCAGATAAGAAGCTGTTGGGGAGTTACAAATAGTGTGTTGAACCACATATAATATCAGTATAAGCCAGAGAAAAATCAGCCAGTATTGCTAATGTTATGCTGTTATGCTATGGGATGTAAGTGTTTGATATTgcttatgcaaatatttttatcagtGATTTGGGTGTTGTCACAGAAGGCATACTTATCAAATATGTTGATGACACATAATTTGGAGAGATCTTCAAGTACAGAGTTGGGATTCAAAGattaaaatagcataaaacactctactaaaaggaacaaaattatgTTTAACCAGGACGGATATAAAATATTGCAACTAATTGTTTAGAAAGCATCtttacatctataaaatggaagatCCTATCTTCATAGCAGTGCTGATCAAAATAACTGGAGGTTTTAGTTGATTATGAGCTTTATATCAGAATAATCATTATGCTTTCATGAATGATATTGTCATGTCTAGATTGACTAAGAAAGATATTTGTTCCACTGACTTTATGTTAGTCAAAGCAAATGAGAGAAGGACTGTGTTAAGTTCTGATGTTTTGAGATAAGAATTCAAAAATTGGGAATTTCCATACTATCACGGGAAGGTTGAGATTGGAAGACAAGCTCAGGGGCATAATACAAGGAGAATCactgaaaagaatggaaatactTTTCCTGCAACAGAGATGTAGGGAGTATCTACAACTGTTTTCTGAAATGTGTAGGTCTGTATCTATAAGAGGGACCAGACTTAAGTTGGCATTAATCCAAGAGACATGAGTGGAAATTACATGGAGAGAGGTTTGATTTAGTGTAATGAAGACTTTTCAAATGAGTAGAGTTGTCCCAAAATAGAATGAACTGCTTCATGAGTTAATAGGCTTGTTGTCACTGGAGATGTTCAAGATTCTTGATTGATGACCTAGTTGATGATGTGGAAATGAGACCTGCATTGCACGAAAAGTTAAACCAGTGTCCTAATAATATTCCTTTGGTTTTAAAGGACTGACATTCTGTCAAATAATTATTGAGGTTTACTATATGCAAAGTTTTAAATACTGTCGTATTTATTTAATAGTACCTGTCCTGGAATAATTTACTCTCTAAGGGGAGATGGCAATAtacaattaaacaaataaatgagacaaTTTTAGATCTTGATGGATCAATTAAGCAAATCTTCTCTAAGGTGGTATTTGAACTATGAGACCTACTGTTGGGAAGATGAAGAGCCATGGGATAGTACCCAGGCTGTAGGAAATGGGGTGCCAAGGCAATGAATGGGATTCCAGAAAGAAGCCTTATAAGTTAGCTAATcaatttccacatttttcttatgGGAAAGTTGAGaatcagaaaagttaaatgtCTTACCCAGAGCTTGTTAATGGTAGTACTGGTTAAATAATGCAAGATTTCCTGGCTTCTAGACTAGTGCTTCTTCCAGTGtgagatatataatataaattttccagaatatatatatatatatatatatatatatatatatatatatatatatatatattacataaagcTGGGATCATCTATATGCTCTTTTgtattcagtattttattaaatgtctgaTGATCATGCTggtgaagatatttaaaaacactcAAAAACATTGGGAAGTGATTGTAGAAACTTTTTCTCATGTGGAACTTTGTGAAAGCAGAATTACCACCCATAATTTACTATATACTTCTGGTAAAGACTCACCCTCTTTCTGGTGTAGAGGGAGGTTGATGCTAAAAAGTCAGTTAGCTTAATGATGTGTCTTGAATAGCTCCCTACTGTTCTTTGTTTGGTTTAGCATTATTTATTACTTCCTTATCTATATGCTCTCTCTGGTATTACCTTATTGATGCTGACAATAAACCCTTCCCCTTAGTGCTTAGGATGTCAGGTTGCTTgtaaactttgtctttttttattttttttggctgaggtaatttctttattttacactGCTTTTCTTCCAATCTCCCCCtcaactttattgaggaataattgaaaaatataattgtatatttttaaactgttcaGTGTGATGACTTCATATACATTGTGGAATGATTACCAGTTTCAACATAATGAATACATCCTTCACTTCACATAATTAGCCTTTTTTTGCATGTGTGGTTAGAATACTTATGATGTACTctgagcaactttcaaatatatacacCATATTATTAACCACAGTCCCCATGCTGTACTTTATATCCTCAGaacctatttttctttaaattgaaagTGTGTACTCTTTGACCTATCTCTGCTCATTTCAGTCTTTCCCCAGCCAccattctatttctattctgtttctatgaaatcaaattttttttttttttttttaagattccacatgtaagtgacaCAAtacaacatttgtctttctctgtttggcttatttcacttagcataatgtcttccagtttcatccatgttgttgcaaatgtagaatttccttcttttattttttaattttattttttttaatttgcatccaaattagttagcatatagtgcaacgatgatttcaggagtagattccttagttccccttacccatttagcccccccccacaaccctccagaaaccctctgtttcttctccatatttatgagtctcttatgctttgccctctccctgtttttatattatttgtgtttcccttcccttatgttcatctgttttgtctcttaaagtcctcatatgagtgaaatcataggatttttgtctttctctgactgactaatttcacttagcataataccctccagttccatccacgtagttgcaaatggcaagatttcattctttttgattgccgagtaatactccattatatatatatatataatatatatatatatatatatatataatgtatatatacatcttctttatccattcatccatcgatagacatctgggctctttccatagtttagctattgtcgatagtgctgctataaacattggggtgcatgtgcccctttgaaacagcatatctgtatcccttggataaatccccaaaactttgtcttttttaaattggcttgttaaatatgatttttttctcctcaaattaGCACGCATAGACAGTTTAAGAGGTCAAGTCACTTCAAAGCTTGTAAAGATACACAGCCGACCCTTGCCTGCCCCACCATGCCTCATTTCCATTTTCCCATTCCCAGAGGCAGTTGTTTCCAGCCCCTGAGCTGTATGTtacttttaaagtctttgtttctAGGTAATTTGCTTCCATAGGTGTTTCCgctttttcagttttaaatattctattgtatCTCTGCTATGAAAGATGTGGTTTAACCACGTTATACCCCCAGTCTTCCCTCAATTTTTCCCTCTCAGTATAGTTATATCACAATTTTTGGTTAGTATTCTGTGTTTACATTATTCTCACTACCCAAATATTACATATACCAGAGTCACAAAAGGTAGTATggctatattttctttctcagataatttttttcattgtttctaggGCTTTTCAGTGGATAAGGCTAGGAAATGTGTATTTTCACTTTAAGAAagctttttattgaaatatttgcaCATATACAGAAAGTGtcccaaataaaaatgtatagtttGATGatttttcacaaagtgaacacatcCATGTAACCACTACTCAGATCAAGAACCATgtaacttttaaatttctcttgaaaatACTAATTACCTCAGGTTTTTAGTTGCTTAATTTTGTACATGTGCATTACTACTTCACTCTAAACTCTTGACTTGAACTGAAAATACCCtcttaatatattcaaatatagtaggtattctttttcttttatttcatgttgTTATTCCATCTTCTGAGGCTTCTTTCTCGAAACCCTCTAGTATGACCTGATTTACTACACAGCTTCTATGtttggatatttttctcttttcttgtgtctTATCTCCTCCTGATTCCTAGTTCCTCATCTCTATTCTTGGTTTATTCCCTTGATTTGGGGCATACCatagtttccttttaaaacataaatgtggTGATCACTTatatttctgaaaacatttttattctatccTTAATACCGGAATGACAGATTTTCTGCAGATATAATTCTTACTTGGAAATTATATTCCATCGAATTTTGAAAACCGTGCTGCATTTTTATCTAACATTCTTTTTCGCCCTTAAGAAATCTGCCATAGAATTCCTGGTATTTTAAATAGGAtcgtttttttccccttcctttcataAAAGTcttggccttttctttttaatttcagtgttctGAATTTTCACAATAACATGACTTGGGGTACctctttttgcatttatttgctgGAAGTTGAATGATTTTTCAGTCTGGAAATTGAtgtatttagggtttttttggggggggggaggaggttcctaatttttcaaaaacttcatcttttcctttctctttgtattaCTTTCCTTAAAATTCCCCTTATTTGGATGTTAACTTTCTTAGCTATTCTCTAACTTCCTTAGTGTCTGaaaggtaaagtgacttgccAGAGGCCACATAACTAAAAAGTGGCAGAACCTCATTCAGATACAAGACTACCTGATTGCAGAtctgttctttttctgatttctatagTGACTAGAAATAGGTTATCCTAGTGAAATATGCTCTAAATGAAGTTGATCTATATCAAATAGTGTTTTTAGTATAAGTACTATAATAAATTAGTATAATTACtataaagactaaaataaagtTCTTGCAGAAGGTAATATAGTATATCAGAgctaaaataattatgttgtttGCAGCTTTATTATAACCTGTAGTATAATTAGACCAAATTAAGCACTTTACAgtttagaagaggaaaaagattTAATTCTATCTCATATACCTATGTTACAGA
This genomic stretch from Acinonyx jubatus isolate Ajub_Pintada_27869175 chromosome C2, VMU_Ajub_asm_v1.0, whole genome shotgun sequence harbors:
- the STX19 gene encoding syntaxin-19, producing MKDRLQELKQRTKEIELSRDRHVLTTEAEEQGVFLQQAVIYEREPVAERHLHEIQKLQESINNLTDDVQKFGQQQRSLVASMRRFSLLKRESSITKEIKIQAEHINRGLDDLVKEVKKSEAENGPSAVVTRILKSQHAAMFRQFQQTMFTYNDTLAAKQAKCKTFIFRQLEVAGKEVPEEEVNDMLYQGKWEVFNESLLTEITITKAQLSEIEQRHKELVNLENQIKDLRDLFIQISLLVEEQGESINNIEMIVNGTKEYVNTTKEKFGLAVKYKKRNPCKVLCCWCCPCCGSK